The Bradyrhizobium sp. WBAH42 genome includes a window with the following:
- a CDS encoding DUF1127 domain-containing protein yields MSTIHGTTELGPATARRQVYSPLEAYWNAFQEWRKRRRLLANLCDFSDRELMDIGITRGEIDYVASHRDCDPRGNLSGE; encoded by the coding sequence ATGAGCACGATCCACGGGACCACCGAGCTGGGACCGGCAACAGCAAGGCGGCAGGTCTACAGTCCTCTCGAAGCATACTGGAATGCATTTCAGGAGTGGCGCAAACGCCGGAGATTACTGGCCAACTTGTGCGACTTTAGTGACAGGGAGCTTATGGATATCGGTATTACGCGCGGCGAAATCGACTACGTCGCCTCGCACCGAGATTGCGATCCGCGAGGCAACCTATCCGGTGAATGA
- a CDS encoding DUF5801 repeats-in-toxin domain-containing protein, giving the protein MTFGDPNSTQIVVIGKNPLNQSEGGNITTKDVLNISQAGSTTSFGVNGNQINAGEGAYITYVTGTNTNFLVPNLDQNEADVEANIAFQNVFNATGGSFTVNQTNPGIGPVTVKITAFSTAAEPGVNFVDGLSNDTQIAITSASFINVVKKSGNTQYTPVATVNADGTLTVTGLSSGDTVQWTTSATHNRVLIENISNADTDQDNDNNTFDIGGFSLVSSNAASAVVGTAIHFEDDGPTAAIVQGTAKVAHDETAGIDADANDTTAAAVAALFAGLTNVSSDLSPTGYAQNSTAVVSATGSSYGTDSFGGTTAFSLAVSAAGVDSGLDTTNGTSIFLFKEGDLVVGRIGSAAGAAAFAVAINGTSGVVSVAQYASLKHPGTTNPDDSVSITDGALLAVVTVTDGDGDKATSSTGIGDAVQFQDDGPTAGIAQGTATVAHDETAGVDADADDTTAAGVVALFAGVANKSTDLSPGYAQEATPIVTATGSSAGADNEGATTAFSLAVSSAGVDSGLDTTGGTSIFLFKEGDLVVGRIGSQSGQAAFAVAINSSTGVVSVAQFASLKHPTGGASYDEAINITDGALLAVVTVTDGDGDTATSSTGIGDAVQFQDDGPSIGPIADGQVDFAAGASVTKTLSALVGVDDPATYSITSSPASLTILDGTVSQTTLLRDLSSNNTVATYYKDVDGSGTHNAGDIDFFKLTVSGGNYTFDVLQNPPPAEISFSFAGAPSGSNLFMTFGDPTSSQIVVIGENPLNQSQGGNITTKDVLNISQAGSTTSFGVNGNQLNDNANYPTEGAYITYVTGTNTNFLVPNLDQNEADVEANINFQALFNATSASFTVNQTNPGVGPITVKITAYSTTYEPGTGFVDGLTNDTHVDITSATLTNFVVKSGNTTYTPVATVDDDGNLIITGLSTGDKVQWTTDGTHNRVLIENISAHDGIDGNDNNTFDIGGFSLIQSQPAPDEKLDFTVQIADADGDTASSSFSVKIDGNHDNVINV; this is encoded by the coding sequence ATGACCTTCGGTGATCCGAATTCCACCCAGATCGTGGTGATTGGCAAGAACCCGCTCAATCAATCCGAGGGCGGGAACATCACGACCAAGGACGTGCTCAATATCAGCCAGGCCGGCAGCACCACCTCGTTCGGCGTCAACGGCAACCAGATCAACGCTGGTGAGGGGGCGTACATCACCTATGTCACGGGCACGAACACGAACTTCCTGGTGCCGAACCTCGATCAGAACGAGGCCGACGTCGAAGCCAACATCGCCTTCCAGAACGTCTTCAACGCGACCGGCGGCTCCTTCACCGTCAACCAGACCAATCCAGGCATCGGCCCCGTCACCGTCAAGATCACGGCCTTCAGCACCGCCGCCGAGCCGGGGGTGAATTTCGTCGACGGGCTCAGCAACGACACGCAGATCGCGATCACATCGGCCTCCTTCATCAACGTCGTCAAAAAATCAGGCAATACGCAATATACTCCGGTCGCTACCGTAAACGCCGACGGAACACTGACGGTCACCGGCCTGAGCAGCGGCGACACGGTGCAGTGGACGACGAGCGCAACCCATAACCGCGTCCTGATCGAAAACATCAGCAACGCGGATACCGATCAAGACAACGACAACAACACCTTCGATATCGGCGGCTTCAGCCTTGTCAGCTCCAACGCCGCGAGCGCCGTGGTCGGCACGGCCATCCACTTCGAGGATGACGGCCCGACGGCGGCGATCGTGCAGGGCACGGCGAAGGTGGCGCATGACGAGACTGCGGGTATCGACGCGGATGCCAACGATACCACCGCGGCGGCGGTGGCGGCGCTGTTTGCGGGCCTAACGAACGTCAGCAGCGACCTCAGCCCGACCGGATACGCGCAGAATTCGACGGCTGTCGTGAGCGCGACCGGAAGTTCGTATGGCACTGACTCGTTCGGCGGGACGACGGCATTCTCGCTGGCGGTGTCCGCCGCGGGGGTGGATTCCGGCCTCGACACCACCAACGGCACCAGCATCTTCCTGTTCAAGGAAGGCGACCTGGTGGTTGGCCGCATCGGCAGTGCAGCCGGGGCGGCGGCCTTCGCGGTGGCGATCAACGGCACGAGCGGCGTCGTCAGCGTGGCGCAGTACGCCTCGCTGAAGCATCCGGGCACCACCAATCCCGATGATTCGGTGTCGATCACCGACGGTGCGCTGCTGGCGGTCGTGACGGTGACCGACGGCGATGGCGATAAGGCCACGAGCTCGACCGGCATCGGCGATGCCGTGCAGTTCCAGGACGACGGGCCGACGGCGGGAATCGCGCAGGGCACGGCGACGGTTGCGCATGACGAGACTGCGGGGGTCGACGCGGATGCCGACGACACAACCGCGGCAGGTGTTGTCGCCTTGTTCGCTGGCGTCGCCAATAAAAGCACCGATCTCAGCCCCGGCTACGCGCAGGAAGCCACCCCGATCGTGACCGCGACCGGCAGCTCTGCGGGTGCTGATAACGAGGGCGCGACGACGGCGTTCTCGCTGGCGGTGTCCTCCGCAGGGGTGGATTCCGGGCTCGACACGACCGGCGGCACGAGCATCTTCCTGTTCAAGGAAGGCGACCTGGTGGTCGGCCGCATCGGTAGTCAATCCGGTCAGGCGGCCTTCGCAGTGGCAATCAACAGCTCGACCGGTGTCGTCAGCGTGGCGCAATTCGCCTCGCTCAAACACCCGACGGGAGGTGCCAGCTACGATGAGGCGATTAACATCACCGACGGCGCGCTGCTGGCAGTGGTGACGGTCACCGACGGCGACGGCGACACGGCAACGAGCTCGACCGGCATCGGCGATGCCGTGCAGTTCCAGGACGACGGGCCGAGCATCGGCCCCATCGCCGATGGGCAGGTGGACTTTGCTGCCGGCGCCAGCGTAACCAAGACGCTCAGCGCTTTGGTCGGAGTGGATGATCCTGCGACGTACAGCATCACGAGCTCGCCGGCGAGCCTGACGATTCTGGATGGCACGGTCTCGCAGACAACGCTGCTCCGGGACCTCTCGAGCAACAATACGGTCGCAACCTACTACAAGGACGTCGATGGCAGCGGTACACACAACGCAGGCGACATCGACTTCTTCAAGCTGACCGTGTCCGGCGGCAACTACACCTTCGATGTCCTGCAGAATCCTCCGCCTGCGGAGATCAGCTTCAGCTTTGCCGGAGCGCCCTCCGGTAGCAATCTCTTCATGACCTTCGGCGATCCGACCTCGTCTCAGATCGTGGTGATCGGGGAGAATCCGCTGAACCAGTCCCAGGGCGGCAACATCACGACCAAGGACGTCCTAAATATCAGCCAGGCCGGCAGCACCACCTCGTTCGGCGTGAACGGGAACCAGCTCAATGACAACGCCAATTACCCCACTGAAGGCGCGTACATCACCTACGTGACGGGCACGAACACGAACTTCCTCGTGCCCAATCTGGACCAGAACGAGGCCGATGTCGAAGCCAACATCAACTTCCAGGCCCTGTTCAATGCGACATCGGCGTCCTTTACCGTGAACCAGACGAACCCGGGCGTCGGACCCATCACCGTCAAGATCACGGCCTACAGCACTACCTACGAGCCGGGGACGGGGTTCGTCGACGGGCTCACCAATGACACGCACGTCGACATCACGTCGGCCACACTTACCAACTTCGTCGTCAAGTCAGGCAATACGACATATACTCCCGTCGCGACGGTCGACGACGACGGCAACTTGATCATCACGGGCCTCAGCACCGGCGACAAGGTGCAATGGACCACGGATGGAACCCACAACCGCGTGCTGATTGAAAACATCAGCGCCCATGACGGCATCGACGGCAACGACAACAACACTTTCGATATCGGCGGGTTCAGCCTGATCCAGTCGCAGCCGGCGCCCGACGAGAAGCTCGACTTCACCGTTCAGATCGCCGATGCCGACGGGGATACGGCTTCCAGCAGCTTCTCCGTCAAGATCGATGGAAACCACGACAACGTCATCAACGTCTGA
- a CDS encoding type I secretion system permease/ATPase: MPDSVTAWCGQLSRPAAAWCGQVLGYPEELASLTMRVGLFAAAAFILIRLVWKRRRAAAAPRENVPPHAHPVSTPLQACRSVLVGLGLITAMLNVLYLTGSFFMLEVYDRVVPSRSVPTLIGLAALVGALYVFQAFLDILRGRILVRVGEWLDRAFSARAYDIVARWPLRARASGDGLQPVRDLDQVRSYLSGLGPTALFDLPWIPFYLTICFLFHPLLGLTASIGSVMLVCLTLLTDRLTRARTKEITGQIAQRNALAEASRRNAEVLQAMGMRGRLAARWASVNDSYMFAQRRAADIAGGFGSASKVLRMVLQSAVLGVGGYLVIIQEATAGIIIAGAILTSRALAPVELAIAHWKSLISARQGWRRLQQHWAQLPVEEERTPLPPPCKALALEAVSVTPPGEQNVVVHEASFALGPGQGLGIVGQSASGKSSLVRAIVGVWRAARGKVRLDGAALEQWSSEALGRHIGYLPQDVELFAGTVAQNINRFEPVPDAEAMIAAACAAGVHDMVLRLPDGYDTPIGEGGSALSAGQRQRIALARALYRDPFLVVLDEPNSNLDAEGDQALTRAMLGVRERGGIVIIIAHRTSALAAVDQLIVMAEGRVQAFGPKDALLAKMTPPRPAVPLKIVTEGVSS; encoded by the coding sequence ATGCCGGATAGTGTCACTGCCTGGTGCGGCCAGCTCTCCCGGCCCGCCGCCGCCTGGTGTGGCCAGGTTCTCGGATATCCGGAGGAGCTGGCGAGCCTCACCATGCGCGTCGGCCTGTTCGCCGCGGCGGCCTTCATTTTGATCAGGCTGGTCTGGAAGCGGCGGCGCGCGGCGGCGGCGCCGCGAGAGAACGTGCCTCCTCACGCGCATCCCGTGTCCACGCCGCTGCAGGCCTGTCGCAGCGTGCTGGTCGGGCTCGGCCTGATCACCGCCATGCTGAACGTGCTTTATTTGACCGGCTCGTTCTTCATGCTCGAAGTCTACGACCGCGTGGTGCCGAGTCGCAGCGTGCCGACGCTGATCGGTCTCGCCGCGCTCGTCGGCGCCCTCTATGTGTTCCAGGCATTCCTCGACATTCTGCGCGGGCGCATCCTTGTCCGCGTCGGCGAGTGGCTCGACCGCGCATTTTCGGCGCGCGCCTACGACATCGTCGCGCGATGGCCGCTGCGTGCGCGCGCGAGCGGCGACGGGCTGCAGCCGGTGCGCGACCTCGACCAGGTGCGCAGCTATCTCTCCGGGCTCGGCCCCACCGCGCTGTTCGACCTGCCGTGGATTCCGTTCTACCTCACGATCTGCTTCCTGTTTCATCCGCTGCTCGGGCTCACGGCATCGATCGGCTCGGTGATGCTGGTTTGCCTGACGCTTCTTACCGATCGCTTGACGCGTGCGCGCACGAAGGAAATCACGGGCCAGATCGCGCAACGCAACGCACTCGCCGAGGCGAGCCGCCGGAACGCCGAAGTATTGCAGGCCATGGGCATGCGCGGGCGCCTTGCCGCGCGCTGGGCGAGCGTCAATGACAGCTACATGTTCGCCCAGCGTCGCGCCGCAGACATCGCTGGTGGCTTCGGCTCCGCATCCAAGGTGCTGCGCATGGTGCTGCAATCGGCGGTGCTCGGCGTCGGCGGCTACCTCGTTATCATTCAAGAGGCCACCGCTGGAATCATCATCGCCGGCGCCATTCTGACCTCGCGCGCACTCGCTCCGGTTGAGCTTGCCATCGCCCACTGGAAGAGCCTGATCTCGGCCCGACAAGGTTGGAGGCGTCTGCAGCAGCACTGGGCGCAGCTCCCGGTCGAGGAGGAGAGGACGCCGTTGCCGCCACCGTGCAAAGCGCTGGCCCTCGAGGCTGTCTCCGTGACGCCTCCTGGCGAACAGAACGTCGTGGTCCATGAAGCCTCCTTCGCACTGGGCCCGGGACAGGGGCTGGGCATCGTCGGCCAGAGCGCATCGGGTAAGTCGTCGCTGGTGCGCGCCATCGTCGGCGTGTGGCGGGCGGCGCGCGGAAAGGTACGGCTGGATGGCGCCGCGCTCGAGCAATGGAGTTCGGAAGCCCTTGGTCGCCACATCGGTTATCTCCCGCAGGACGTCGAGCTGTTCGCCGGCACGGTGGCGCAGAACATCAATCGCTTCGAGCCGGTCCCCGACGCGGAGGCGATGATCGCCGCGGCCTGCGCCGCCGGCGTGCACGACATGGTGCTGCGACTGCCGGACGGCTACGACACGCCGATCGGCGAAGGCGGCTCGGCGCTCTCGGCCGGACAGCGGCAGCGCATCGCGCTCGCCCGTGCACTCTACCGCGATCCTTTCCTGGTGGTGCTCGACGAGCCCAACTCCAATCTCGACGCCGAGGGGGACCAGGCCCTGACGCGAGCCATGCTCGGGGTGCGCGAACGCGGCGGCATCGTCATCATCATCGCGCATCGCACCAGCGCGCTGGCCGCCGTAGACCAACTAATCGTGATGGCCGAGGGGCGTGTGCAGGCGTTCGGACCGAAGGACGCGCTGCTGGCCAAGATGACGCCGCCGCGTCCGGCAGTGCCGCTCAAGATCGTGACTGAGGGAGTAAGCTCATGA
- a CDS encoding HlyD family type I secretion periplasmic adaptor subunit codes for MSREPVNVVPRAIRQHLRAGLVVVIVLAGGVGGWATTTELAGAVIGSGTLVVDSYTKKVQHPSGGVVGELNVREGARVKAGDVIVRLDETVTRANLLIVMKSLDEQAARRARLEAERDGQDRLDFPADLIERAADPDVDRLIVGERKLFELRRAARAGKKAQLNERIGQLREQIRGLEEQIQAKDRETTFIDQELLGVRELWRKNLVQITRLTTLERDAVRLHGERGALVAAIAEARGRITETTLQIMQIDQDLRTEVGKDLAEIRAKTSELVEKRVAAEDQLKRIDIRAPQDGTVHQLALHTIGGVISAGEQIMLIVPTHDALVVEVRIPPHEIDRLSVGQPVLLRFTAFNQRTTPQLNGEVSQVSADVAVDQKSTTSYYVARIVVPETEIARLGDLKLIAGMPVEAFIQTGQRTVMSYLVKPLSDQLMRAWRER; via the coding sequence ATGAGCCGCGAGCCGGTGAACGTGGTTCCGCGAGCCATCCGTCAACACCTGCGCGCTGGCCTCGTCGTCGTCATCGTTCTCGCCGGCGGCGTCGGGGGGTGGGCGACGACCACGGAATTGGCCGGCGCCGTCATTGGTTCCGGCACGTTGGTGGTCGATAGCTACACCAAGAAAGTGCAGCACCCGAGCGGCGGTGTGGTCGGTGAACTCAACGTCCGTGAGGGGGCCAGAGTGAAAGCCGGCGATGTGATCGTGCGCCTCGACGAGACGGTGACTCGGGCCAACCTCCTGATCGTTATGAAGAGTCTCGACGAACAGGCGGCGCGCCGGGCGCGGCTCGAAGCTGAGCGCGATGGGCAGGACCGGCTCGACTTTCCCGCGGACCTCATTGAGCGTGCCGCCGATCCGGACGTCGATCGACTGATCGTCGGAGAGCGCAAGCTTTTCGAGTTGCGCCGCGCCGCGCGCGCCGGCAAGAAGGCGCAGCTCAACGAACGCATCGGCCAGCTCCGCGAGCAAATCCGCGGGCTCGAAGAACAGATACAAGCGAAAGACCGCGAAACAACCTTCATCGATCAGGAGCTTCTGGGCGTGCGCGAACTGTGGCGAAAGAATCTGGTCCAGATCACGCGCCTGACAACGCTAGAGCGCGACGCGGTGCGCCTGCATGGCGAACGTGGCGCTCTGGTCGCGGCAATCGCCGAAGCCAGAGGGCGGATCACCGAGACCACGCTGCAAATCATGCAGATCGACCAGGATCTGCGCACCGAAGTCGGAAAGGATCTCGCCGAGATCCGGGCCAAGACCTCGGAACTGGTAGAGAAACGAGTGGCGGCCGAGGACCAGCTCAAACGCATCGATATTCGCGCGCCGCAGGACGGCACAGTGCATCAGTTGGCGCTGCACACCATCGGCGGCGTCATCAGCGCTGGCGAGCAGATCATGCTCATCGTCCCCACGCACGACGCGCTCGTCGTGGAGGTGCGGATTCCGCCGCATGAGATCGATCGTCTGTCGGTCGGCCAGCCGGTGCTGTTGCGCTTTACAGCCTTCAACCAGCGCACCACACCCCAACTCAACGGCGAAGTGAGCCAGGTGTCCGCTGACGTGGCGGTCGACCAAAAGAGCACGACGAGCTATTATGTGGCTCGCATCGTCGTTCCGGAGACGGAGATCGCTCGCCTGGGCGACCTGAAGCTGATCGCCGGCATGCCGGTCGAAGCCTTCATTCAGACCGGCCAGCGTACGGTGATGTCGTACCTCGTCAAGCCCCTTTCCGATCAGTTGATGCGCGCCTGGCGCGAACGCTAA
- a CDS encoding DUF1254 domain-containing protein — protein MNAVRCFAAIAGCAVLLLPHFATAQTPGPIPSSLVTADKIESRIGVLEFKDGVPSKATADKLFDNLDFTYAYRAFMDNMRGVSIHALREGLRSVGVKENEVIVFSDLMDAKSLFLTANADTIYVMGYLDLSKGPVVVETPPKFLGTVQDAWFRWIIDLGLPGPDRGEGGKYLIVPPDYQGHLPDGGYFIGRARTNTILWFGRSFLEDHKDPKPVAETIRKFTKVYPYEPGGVGTPISDFLAGKAKLGRVTAPPATVFHEGSGKVMNTLPPNDWTFYDMLNEVVQKEPATSLDAELMGPIAAIGIVKGKPFAPDARMKKIMTEALALANATSRALFMVPRDPSWFYYPNSSWFNFLFVSGYEFETPIPEITREGVKPFPTTGYRTMDARTNFFYGVTGITPAMAMRLPGIGSQYLLAMTDAEKNAFDGAKTYKVTLPKGIPEENFWSFTVYDNMTRSMLDTPQRYPRAGSQSYPSPAADADADGSTTIYFGPTQPAGVKRGNWIQTDPKKGWFVILRLYSPLEPFFTKSWRLSEVEQVK, from the coding sequence ATGAATGCCGTCAGATGCTTCGCAGCCATCGCTGGCTGCGCCGTATTGCTGCTGCCGCACTTCGCAACCGCCCAGACCCCAGGTCCGATTCCATCATCATTGGTCACGGCCGACAAGATCGAGTCGCGCATCGGCGTGCTCGAGTTCAAGGACGGGGTCCCGAGCAAGGCGACCGCCGACAAGCTCTTCGACAATCTCGACTTCACCTATGCCTATCGCGCGTTCATGGACAACATGCGCGGCGTCAGCATCCATGCGCTGCGCGAAGGTCTGCGAAGCGTCGGCGTCAAGGAGAACGAGGTGATCGTCTTCTCCGACCTGATGGATGCCAAGTCGCTGTTCCTGACGGCAAACGCCGACACCATCTACGTTATGGGCTACCTCGATCTCAGCAAGGGTCCCGTGGTGGTGGAGACTCCGCCCAAGTTTCTGGGCACCGTGCAGGACGCCTGGTTTCGCTGGATCATTGATCTCGGCCTGCCCGGCCCCGACCGTGGCGAAGGGGGCAAGTACCTGATCGTGCCGCCGGACTACCAAGGTCATCTGCCGGACGGCGGATACTTCATCGGCCGTGCCCGCACCAACACCATCCTGTGGTTCGGCCGCTCGTTTCTGGAGGATCACAAGGATCCGAAGCCGGTCGCCGAGACAATCCGTAAGTTCACCAAGGTCTACCCTTACGAGCCGGGCGGCGTGGGCACGCCGATTTCGGACTTCCTGGCCGGCAAGGCCAAGCTGGGGCGGGTCACCGCACCGCCGGCGACGGTGTTCCATGAAGGCAGCGGCAAGGTGATGAATACCCTTCCGCCGAACGACTGGACCTTCTACGACATGCTCAACGAGGTCGTGCAGAAGGAGCCGGCGACCTCGCTCGATGCAGAACTGATGGGGCCGATCGCCGCAATCGGCATCGTCAAGGGCAAGCCGTTCGCACCCGATGCACGCATGAAGAAGATCATGACCGAGGCGCTTGCGCTCGCCAACGCGACCTCGCGTGCCCTGTTCATGGTCCCGCGCGATCCGAGCTGGTTCTATTATCCGAACTCATCGTGGTTCAACTTCCTGTTCGTGAGCGGTTACGAGTTCGAAACGCCTATCCCGGAGATCACGCGCGAGGGAGTCAAACCCTTCCCGACCACCGGCTACCGTACCATGGATGCGCGCACCAACTTCTTCTACGGAGTCACCGGCATCACGCCTGCGATGGCGATGCGCCTGCCCGGCATCGGCTCGCAATATCTACTCGCGATGACCGACGCCGAGAAGAACGCTTTCGACGGTGCCAAGACCTACAAAGTGACGCTGCCCAAGGGCATCCCGGAAGAGAACTTCTGGTCGTTCACGGTTTACGACAACATGACTCGCTCGATGCTCGACACGCCGCAGCGCTATCCCCGCGCCGGCAGCCAGAGCTACCCGTCGCCGGCTGCAGATGCGGATGCCGACGGCTCCACCACCATCTACTTCGGTCCGACACAGCCCGCAGGAGTGAAGCGCGGCAATTGGATACAAACCGACCCGAAGAAAGGCTGGTTCGTGATCCTGCGCCTCTACAGCCCGCTTGAGCCGTTCTTCACGAAGAGCTGGCGGCTGAGCGAAGTCGAGCAGGTGAAGTGA
- a CDS encoding EAL domain-containing protein yields MKRYRPHILVVIALAVVLSTGWHAALRNALTDLRFKWQTRAASGDIVVVGIDAPSIDKIGVWPWPRYLHAELLQRLEAAGVQDVAFDVDFSTPSDPASDEAFAKALRDAGGSTILPSFKQPTPKGGPAHVNRPLKAFGNQSWPAVVNVAIESDGLVRRYPFGEKLGDAFMPSMAVVLAGQDANRRPPFLVDFSIRAASIPTVSYVDVLRGDRATLDRLKGRKVIIGATALELGDRFSVPNGRIVSGPVLQALAAESILQNRTLRWTSDIGMVLGLGAICLLMMYSWRRVAPGLRVAILIAAGAAVELAALLVQATSPLVIDTSLFHIAIIAYLTAIALDEIDFRSLLGRIAESRFHRIAMSLGDGLVCTDEDHRITVWNPGASAIFGYMPAEIIGRPFETLCAPPADGGARPSMHDAAREALLVPGGAVVVEFEGRRKNGETFPVEASFSGWQGTDGFQYGAILRDISVRKREAERIRYLAEHDALTGLANRNMLHVGLTDLIAAAERRSSGVALLVLGLDGFQEINNMLGHSAGDLVLRAVAERLRSEVDGKAIIARLSGDEFAIAIDCTDFGEPVSAFAERIARAFETPLAAGARQHRVRISVGVAVYPDGGQKADDLLSNGHLALSRAKTTRRGSHVVFEATIRQELENRLTLERELALAADRCEFELFYQPQVRLLDGSLVGAEALIRWRHPVRGYVSPAEFMPVVNTSALSERIANWVMETACRQARAWELSGNDVRVAINLSPSQLQSGDLAHSVAALLEATGLTPSLLEIEVTEDILLHDERRVLEMFKRIQELGVRILFDDFGTGYASLSYLKKFPLDGLKIDRSFVFGLLSNSDDAAIVGSTIGLSKQLGLTVVAEGIENRATADLLVSMGCEEGQGYFFGRPMPAEAFEKQFLAAELATVSAA; encoded by the coding sequence GTGAAACGCTACAGGCCGCATATTCTCGTCGTGATCGCGCTCGCGGTGGTGCTGTCCACGGGCTGGCACGCTGCGCTTCGCAATGCGCTCACCGACCTTCGATTCAAGTGGCAAACGCGTGCGGCCAGCGGCGACATCGTCGTGGTCGGCATCGATGCGCCATCCATCGACAAGATCGGGGTGTGGCCCTGGCCGCGATATCTCCATGCCGAGCTGCTGCAAAGGCTGGAAGCGGCGGGAGTGCAGGATGTTGCGTTCGATGTCGATTTCAGCACGCCGTCGGACCCGGCCTCGGACGAGGCGTTCGCCAAGGCGTTGCGGGACGCCGGCGGCTCGACGATCCTGCCATCCTTCAAGCAGCCGACGCCGAAAGGCGGCCCGGCCCACGTCAACCGGCCGCTGAAGGCATTCGGCAACCAGTCGTGGCCGGCCGTCGTCAATGTCGCGATCGAATCCGACGGGCTGGTTCGCCGCTATCCGTTCGGCGAGAAGCTCGGCGACGCGTTCATGCCTTCGATGGCCGTCGTGCTGGCGGGACAGGACGCCAATCGGCGGCCGCCCTTCCTGGTCGATTTCAGTATTCGTGCGGCTTCAATTCCAACCGTCTCCTATGTCGACGTGCTGCGCGGTGATCGCGCCACGCTCGACAGGCTGAAAGGCAGGAAGGTCATCATTGGCGCCACGGCGCTCGAGCTCGGCGACCGCTTCAGCGTTCCGAACGGCAGAATCGTCTCGGGGCCGGTCCTCCAGGCACTCGCCGCTGAATCGATTCTTCAGAACCGGACGCTGCGCTGGACCTCCGACATCGGCATGGTGCTGGGGCTGGGCGCGATCTGCCTGCTGATGATGTATTCGTGGCGCCGCGTCGCACCGGGACTTCGCGTCGCAATCCTGATCGCAGCCGGGGCGGCGGTCGAACTGGCCGCTCTGCTCGTGCAGGCAACATCGCCCCTGGTCATCGATACGTCGCTGTTCCACATCGCGATCATCGCTTACCTGACGGCAATTGCGCTCGACGAAATCGACTTCCGCAGCCTGCTCGGACGCATCGCCGAGAGCCGCTTTCATCGCATCGCGATGTCGCTCGGCGACGGACTGGTCTGCACCGACGAGGATCACCGGATCACGGTCTGGAATCCCGGCGCCAGCGCGATCTTCGGCTACATGCCGGCCGAGATCATCGGCCGCCCGTTCGAAACGCTGTGCGCTCCGCCGGCGGACGGCGGTGCAAGACCGTCCATGCACGATGCCGCGCGCGAGGCGCTCCTGGTTCCAGGCGGCGCCGTCGTCGTCGAATTCGAGGGCCGGCGCAAGAACGGGGAAACCTTCCCGGTCGAGGCGAGCTTCTCGGGCTGGCAGGGAACGGACGGCTTTCAATACGGAGCGATCCTGCGCGATATTTCGGTCCGCAAGCGTGAAGCCGAACGGATTCGATATCTCGCCGAGCATGACGCGCTGACGGGACTTGCCAACCGGAACATGCTGCATGTGGGCCTCACCGATCTGATCGCCGCGGCGGAGCGGCGGTCTTCCGGCGTCGCGTTGCTCGTGCTCGGGCTCGACGGCTTCCAGGAGATCAACAACATGCTCGGGCACTCGGCCGGCGATCTCGTGCTGCGCGCGGTCGCTGAGCGGCTCCGGAGCGAAGTCGACGGCAAGGCGATCATCGCCCGGCTCAGCGGCGACGAATTTGCCATCGCGATCGACTGCACTGACTTCGGCGAGCCGGTCTCGGCGTTCGCCGAGCGGATCGCGCGCGCGTTCGAGACCCCGCTCGCAGCGGGCGCCCGGCAGCATCGCGTCAGGATCAGCGTCGGCGTCGCCGTTTATCCCGACGGCGGGCAAAAGGCCGACGATCTCCTGAGCAATGGCCACCTGGCGCTGAGCCGCGCGAAGACGACGCGGCGCGGAAGCCATGTGGTGTTCGAAGCCACGATCCGGCAGGAGCTCGAGAACCGGCTGACGCTGGAGCGCGAGCTGGCGCTTGCCGCCGACCGCTGCGAATTCGAGCTGTTCTACCAGCCGCAGGTTCGCCTGCTCGACGGCAGCCTGGTCGGAGCCGAAGCGCTGATCCGCTGGCGGCATCCGGTGCGGGGCTACGTCTCGCCGGCCGAATTCATGCCTGTCGTCAACACCTCGGCGCTGTCGGAGCGGATCGCGAACTGGGTGATGGAGACCGCCTGCCGTCAGGCGCGGGCCTGGGAATTGTCCGGCAACGATGTGCGCGTCGCGATCAACCTGTCACCCTCGCAGCTTCAGTCCGGCGATCTCGCGCATTCGGTCGCGGCGCTGCTCGAAGCGACGGGGCTGACGCCGTCGCTGCTCGAGATCGAAGTCACCGAGGACATCCTGCTGCATGACGAACGCCGCGTGCTCGAAATGTTCAAGAGGATTCAGGAGCTCGGCGTCCGGATCCTGTTCGATGATTTCGGCACCGGCTATGCGAGCCTGAGCTATCTCAAGAAGTTTCCGCTCGACGGCCTCAAGATCGACCGGTCGTTCGTCTTCGGTCTTCTTTCGAATTCCGACGACGCTGCCATCGTCGGCTCGACCATCGGCCTCAGCAAGCAGCTCGGTCTCACGGTCGTCGCCGAAGGCATCGAGAACCGCGCAACGGCCGACCTCCTGGTCAGCATGGGATGCGAGGAAGGGCAGGGATATTTCTTCGGCCGTCCGATGCCCGCCGAAGCATTCGAAAAGCAGTTCCTGGCCGCGGAGCTCGCCACCGTCAGCGCCGCCTGA